One region of Cydia fagiglandana chromosome 15, ilCydFagi1.1, whole genome shotgun sequence genomic DNA includes:
- the LOC134671226 gene encoding uncharacterized protein MAL13P1.304 isoform X2: MVDKMKGEKSQLTKDIATLSVRLAESKHNFSMLQKENERYKNDMNLAIQLLQCKPDNFVSQKLDNLPIDTQTRVSQYVMSKTSKPSSATQSRNGNELDTFDASEYEFNISASLMSKILEDSIQDTVTKHCDTCICMKSQSKPFCYNESYYSVATQTFLSGDMKNSLCLNCNSEIKSVHSNLSFRSASPHAIKLVNEKLVCPGAPGPYIVPQPIMEQLKVAPVINEASNTSYIINETSKADDKVQLLPNDDKNIPPIDTSDSKPLRKNTMNMEPAVHHKLCDRTRTSISSKKSSVHSIGNEDLMKELSNSKDVTKDIKPINENRSLENYNVRKNSLGSMGAVSRTSSVAKSTVSTHKSNTQVGPGPRFCHLRMQAGSKNILLDNAQPDVPPVLYRRQSKCNENSIFKDLNDGMENFMDIDRTPDEKEDAKNDNVVVESTLIDVHVDNNAKECNTSVKSPAINPVLLNVSSSPLQPLKTHTFSNSSENNNNKSQSVDSQQNVSETDNILNEFNADMKNMQNNNIDGINTNDNGNKLDVISPTESQDVKIFNFDRYEQNKLSKLHTRPLRKIDLSQLHSIESTRISKDFRPLDSHQHQVPAHDKKTEHIPPKSVLPAVVNVYPNLTQTHLKVNETTKVFTNEQSTSSLSSDDSAALLQKQQLLRVAEWVEKNLEQQNNLNDPLEDDVAYSNSVMRRDSKLSRLSETLNELALNMPHPVSKYSKSFTRDGLNNWVRNSVAHNDNAEKKHAPNPKANIGKETSFPVESGDATVTEMNDNSKVRRKASDFDVGKELRNALKSNDREITAEELARMEYNVKKFLLSGPHWTNETTGRSRRTSSKTETDV, translated from the exons ATGGTTGACAAGATGAAGGGTGAGAAGAGCCAGCTGACCAAAGACATAGCCACTCTGTCGGTGAGGCTTGCCGAGTCCAAGCACAATTTCAGCATGCTGCAGAAGGAAAAT GAAAGATACAAAAACGATATGAATCTAGCAATCCAACTACTGCAGTGCAAGCCTGACAACTTTGTATCCCAAAAACTGGACAAT CTCCCTATAGATACACAAACCCGGGTATCACAGTATGTCATGTCGAAAACATCCAAGCCATCCAGCGCAACGCAGTCCAGAAATGGTAACGAACTTGACACTTTTGATGCAAGTGAGTACGAATTTAACATTTCCGCATCACTGATGTCCAAAATTCTCGAAGATAGTATTCAGGACACGGTAACAAAACACTGTGATACATGTATATGCATGAAATCACAGAGCAAACCCTTCTGCTATAACGAGAGCTATTATTCTGTGGCAACACAAACATTTCTGAGCGGAGATATGAAGAATTCCCTGTGCTTAAATTGCAATTCGGAAATTAAATCTGTTCATTCCAATTTAAGCTTCAGAAGTGCTTCGCCACATGCTATTAAATTGGTGAATGAAAAATTAGTGTGTCCAGGCGCGCCAGGGCCCTATATTGTACCTCAACCTATCATGGAACAGCTGAAAGTCGCCCCTGTTATCAATGAGGCGTCTAACACAAGCTATATTATTAACGAAACATCTAAAGCAGACGATAAAGTCCAACTCTTGCCGAATGATGACAAAAATATCCCACCTATTGATACTAGTGATTCAAAGCCATTGAGAAAGAATACCATGAACATGGAACCGGCGGTTCATCATAAGCTCTGTGATCGCACGAGAACTTCCATTTCTAGCAAGAAAAGTAGTGTTCACAGTATTGGCAATGAGGATCTTATGAAGGAATTATCAAACTCTAAAGACGTTACTAAAGATATCAAACCAATTAATGAGAATCGCTCGCTCGAGAATTATAACGTGAGGAAAAACTCCTTGGGTTCAATGGGGGCTGTTAGTAGAACTTCTTCTGTAGCTAAATCTACAGTCAGCACTCATAAGTCTAACACTCAAGTGGGTCCCGGCCCTCGGTTTTGTCATTTGCGAATGCAAGCCGGCTCCAAGAATATTCTCTTAGATAATGCACAGCCTGACGTGCCCCCCGTCTTATACCGAAGGCAAAGTAAATGCAATGAAAACTCTATATTTAAAGATCTGAATGATGGTATGGAGAATTTTATGGATATAGATAGAACCCCAGATGAAAAAGAGGATGCTAAAAATGATAATGTAGTAGTAGAAAGCACGCTCATAGACGTACACGTCGATAACAATGCCAAAGAATGCAATACCAGTGTGAAGAGTCCTGCTATTAATCCTGTGCTATTGAATGTTTCTTCATCGCCTCTACAACCATTGAAGACGCATACCTTCTCCAACAGCTCggaaaacaataacaataaatcTCAAAGTGTTGATAGTCAGCAAAATGTTTCAGAAACAGATAATATTCTAAATGAGTTTAATGCAGATATGAAAAATATGCAAAATAATAACATTGACGGTATAAACACAAATGACAATGGTAATAAACTAGACGTTATATCGCCAACAGAGAGTCAGGACGTAAAAATATTTAACTTCGATCGTTACGAGCAGAATAAACTCTCCAAGTTACATACCAGGCCTTTGAGAAAGATCGATTTGTCGCAACTTCATTCCATTGAAAGCACAAGAATATCTAAGGACTTCCGGCCGTTGGATAGTCATCAACATCAAGTACCAGCGCACGATAAAAAAACGGAACACATTCCACCCAAGTCAGTGCTGCCCGCTGTAGTTAACGTGTATCCAAACTTAACCCAGACTCATTTGAAAGTGAATGAAACTACGAAAGTGTTCACGAACGAACAAAGCACAAGTTCGCTTTCTAGCGACGATAGTGCCGCTTTATTACAAAAGCAGCAGTTGCTTAGAGTAGCAGAATGGGTTGAAAAGAACTTAGAGCAGCAAAATAATCTAAACGATCCTTTGGAGGATGATGTCGCTTATAGTAACAGTGTGATGAGAAGGGATAGCAAGCTGAGCAGACTCTCGGAGACGCTAAATGAATTGGCACTCAATATGCCACACCCAGTGAGCAAATATTCCAAGTCATTCACTAGAGATGGTCTCAACAACTGGGTTCGCAACTCTGTAGCTCATAATGATAATGCTGAAAAAAAGCATGCGCCTAATCCAAAGGCAAATATCGGCAAGGAAACAAGTTTCCCAGTTGAGAGTGGTGACGCTACAGTTACAGAAATGAATGATAATTCTAAAGTCAGACGTAAGGCTAGCGATTTCGATGTCGGTAAAGAGTTGCGGAATGCCTTAAAGTCTAACGACAGAGAGATAACGGCTGAAGAATTAGCGCGAATGGAATATAATGTCAAGAAGTTTTTACTGAGCGGCCCGCACTGGACGAACGAGACCACGGGCCGCAGCCGACGCACCAGCAGCAAAACCGAGACTGATGTATAA
- the LOC134671226 gene encoding myb-like protein I isoform X1 — protein sequence MDECIKSSPCKECDDVDDGQLGAEVEHLRQHLAERDSHIVALEAEFVKTTSRAKDLDEQLHTWREKYERLNDSHKRVQKLNQVLEDKLLQMVDKMKGEKSQLTKDIATLSVRLAESKHNFSMLQKENERYKNDMNLAIQLLQCKPDNFVSQKLDNLPIDTQTRVSQYVMSKTSKPSSATQSRNGNELDTFDASEYEFNISASLMSKILEDSIQDTVTKHCDTCICMKSQSKPFCYNESYYSVATQTFLSGDMKNSLCLNCNSEIKSVHSNLSFRSASPHAIKLVNEKLVCPGAPGPYIVPQPIMEQLKVAPVINEASNTSYIINETSKADDKVQLLPNDDKNIPPIDTSDSKPLRKNTMNMEPAVHHKLCDRTRTSISSKKSSVHSIGNEDLMKELSNSKDVTKDIKPINENRSLENYNVRKNSLGSMGAVSRTSSVAKSTVSTHKSNTQVGPGPRFCHLRMQAGSKNILLDNAQPDVPPVLYRRQSKCNENSIFKDLNDGMENFMDIDRTPDEKEDAKNDNVVVESTLIDVHVDNNAKECNTSVKSPAINPVLLNVSSSPLQPLKTHTFSNSSENNNNKSQSVDSQQNVSETDNILNEFNADMKNMQNNNIDGINTNDNGNKLDVISPTESQDVKIFNFDRYEQNKLSKLHTRPLRKIDLSQLHSIESTRISKDFRPLDSHQHQVPAHDKKTEHIPPKSVLPAVVNVYPNLTQTHLKVNETTKVFTNEQSTSSLSSDDSAALLQKQQLLRVAEWVEKNLEQQNNLNDPLEDDVAYSNSVMRRDSKLSRLSETLNELALNMPHPVSKYSKSFTRDGLNNWVRNSVAHNDNAEKKHAPNPKANIGKETSFPVESGDATVTEMNDNSKVRRKASDFDVGKELRNALKSNDREITAEELARMEYNVKKFLLSGPHWTNETTGRSRRTSSKTETDV from the exons ATGGATGAGTGCATAAAGAGCTCCCCTTGTAAG GAGTGTGATGATGTGGACGATGGACAGCTTGGGGCGGAAGTGGAGCACCTGCGGCAGCATTTAGCTGAGCGGGACTCCCATATTGTTGCCTTGGAGGCTGAGTTTGTCAAGACTACCAGCCGAGCTAAAGATCTTGATGAGCAACTGCATACTTGGAGAGAGAAATATGAAAG ATTGAATGATTCCCACAAAAGGGTGCAGAAACTAAATCAGGTTTTAGAAGACAAGTTGCTGCAAATGGTTGACAAGATGAAGGGTGAGAAGAGCCAGCTGACCAAAGACATAGCCACTCTGTCGGTGAGGCTTGCCGAGTCCAAGCACAATTTCAGCATGCTGCAGAAGGAAAAT GAAAGATACAAAAACGATATGAATCTAGCAATCCAACTACTGCAGTGCAAGCCTGACAACTTTGTATCCCAAAAACTGGACAAT CTCCCTATAGATACACAAACCCGGGTATCACAGTATGTCATGTCGAAAACATCCAAGCCATCCAGCGCAACGCAGTCCAGAAATGGTAACGAACTTGACACTTTTGATGCAAGTGAGTACGAATTTAACATTTCCGCATCACTGATGTCCAAAATTCTCGAAGATAGTATTCAGGACACGGTAACAAAACACTGTGATACATGTATATGCATGAAATCACAGAGCAAACCCTTCTGCTATAACGAGAGCTATTATTCTGTGGCAACACAAACATTTCTGAGCGGAGATATGAAGAATTCCCTGTGCTTAAATTGCAATTCGGAAATTAAATCTGTTCATTCCAATTTAAGCTTCAGAAGTGCTTCGCCACATGCTATTAAATTGGTGAATGAAAAATTAGTGTGTCCAGGCGCGCCAGGGCCCTATATTGTACCTCAACCTATCATGGAACAGCTGAAAGTCGCCCCTGTTATCAATGAGGCGTCTAACACAAGCTATATTATTAACGAAACATCTAAAGCAGACGATAAAGTCCAACTCTTGCCGAATGATGACAAAAATATCCCACCTATTGATACTAGTGATTCAAAGCCATTGAGAAAGAATACCATGAACATGGAACCGGCGGTTCATCATAAGCTCTGTGATCGCACGAGAACTTCCATTTCTAGCAAGAAAAGTAGTGTTCACAGTATTGGCAATGAGGATCTTATGAAGGAATTATCAAACTCTAAAGACGTTACTAAAGATATCAAACCAATTAATGAGAATCGCTCGCTCGAGAATTATAACGTGAGGAAAAACTCCTTGGGTTCAATGGGGGCTGTTAGTAGAACTTCTTCTGTAGCTAAATCTACAGTCAGCACTCATAAGTCTAACACTCAAGTGGGTCCCGGCCCTCGGTTTTGTCATTTGCGAATGCAAGCCGGCTCCAAGAATATTCTCTTAGATAATGCACAGCCTGACGTGCCCCCCGTCTTATACCGAAGGCAAAGTAAATGCAATGAAAACTCTATATTTAAAGATCTGAATGATGGTATGGAGAATTTTATGGATATAGATAGAACCCCAGATGAAAAAGAGGATGCTAAAAATGATAATGTAGTAGTAGAAAGCACGCTCATAGACGTACACGTCGATAACAATGCCAAAGAATGCAATACCAGTGTGAAGAGTCCTGCTATTAATCCTGTGCTATTGAATGTTTCTTCATCGCCTCTACAACCATTGAAGACGCATACCTTCTCCAACAGCTCggaaaacaataacaataaatcTCAAAGTGTTGATAGTCAGCAAAATGTTTCAGAAACAGATAATATTCTAAATGAGTTTAATGCAGATATGAAAAATATGCAAAATAATAACATTGACGGTATAAACACAAATGACAATGGTAATAAACTAGACGTTATATCGCCAACAGAGAGTCAGGACGTAAAAATATTTAACTTCGATCGTTACGAGCAGAATAAACTCTCCAAGTTACATACCAGGCCTTTGAGAAAGATCGATTTGTCGCAACTTCATTCCATTGAAAGCACAAGAATATCTAAGGACTTCCGGCCGTTGGATAGTCATCAACATCAAGTACCAGCGCACGATAAAAAAACGGAACACATTCCACCCAAGTCAGTGCTGCCCGCTGTAGTTAACGTGTATCCAAACTTAACCCAGACTCATTTGAAAGTGAATGAAACTACGAAAGTGTTCACGAACGAACAAAGCACAAGTTCGCTTTCTAGCGACGATAGTGCCGCTTTATTACAAAAGCAGCAGTTGCTTAGAGTAGCAGAATGGGTTGAAAAGAACTTAGAGCAGCAAAATAATCTAAACGATCCTTTGGAGGATGATGTCGCTTATAGTAACAGTGTGATGAGAAGGGATAGCAAGCTGAGCAGACTCTCGGAGACGCTAAATGAATTGGCACTCAATATGCCACACCCAGTGAGCAAATATTCCAAGTCATTCACTAGAGATGGTCTCAACAACTGGGTTCGCAACTCTGTAGCTCATAATGATAATGCTGAAAAAAAGCATGCGCCTAATCCAAAGGCAAATATCGGCAAGGAAACAAGTTTCCCAGTTGAGAGTGGTGACGCTACAGTTACAGAAATGAATGATAATTCTAAAGTCAGACGTAAGGCTAGCGATTTCGATGTCGGTAAAGAGTTGCGGAATGCCTTAAAGTCTAACGACAGAGAGATAACGGCTGAAGAATTAGCGCGAATGGAATATAATGTCAAGAAGTTTTTACTGAGCGGCCCGCACTGGACGAACGAGACCACGGGCCGCAGCCGACGCACCAGCAGCAAAACCGAGACTGATGTATAA
- the LOC134671222 gene encoding putative leucine-rich repeat-containing protein DDB_G0290503: protein MGNAISTYSAREGGTDVISESETMSDSNAPFDDAQEFHDTVNDDEARVKAKEEEMDEFRKQLSLKREQRKLILARHRAEKEQLEKSLEDANKAKQVLQENNRMLRDLLSANNIEIPENLKASDESSELSGAIASMAEEFEVLKSSNNKLRRDLADANVSLQHAYSEIADLNAQNTESIKHINALKEVITVSKTMINLREQQLNELKDKLREIEQSLADREANMLSADLRQEYERQLQNIRTLRGLYEERARLAEVTRQGLARELEEQKQLKEAETNKNAELTTKVTELETTVTNLEETVENKIEQISSYQDETRRLQEEMSAVNKLFSQVLLGYKTKQDLDKLVVRLEENHGLLTHMAERDNGSEASSALPKLLLEIVSQVDEGEAMHKLEEGTSNVPIEQSNEVVKTEESESQNPNTSAEEIVQNLPKVWRVLMELLSHQSEAESGTSEKVETCYKTVETKAGSVLVPSVSQTYIRLKDLIVEKLALIKEVNRMKQLNVHLETRLEEQERRLSLVTTELSKTWHVVGKLRRHHHQLHTHEKILKYELQQKRKLLNELKDELEYCREKWEQAREKNTQSERDWRKLRAEFASRKTKSNSPSFNNSGESGYSDERPSDDSSESNDESEYVTEPLVRCKKKNKKSAEAILDSSADFNLVAEREDPASDMLDVAELPLDTQDDTSGLDASISVSNNSENRSNNKAADETEDEVGEITNDSCTDDSSGIEHYCNSDYCCVGTSTEQDAPSNDKQNQLLKPDVKQTSTTNIPLIDPAAILKSIKEQTERLAKRDERLNNLEKNSMCLLKKTQATDKLSKQIDSTLDHLLNRPSTSQNIESKELDIIKEEMPISTEFENVDCNQTQNNDDNTIDNSQPSHLISEPTKSENIELTPQLITNNSENICENTVAPCQGDSNMNVPSTSSNINTDIPEIDAASILESIRQQDERLARRDERLQKLEEGCSEVVNNISNTVKTGEDISTKLDKLHDMHQKKTDEEAGTSEDKSVPEPSTSAEIDHEARFAARDLRLKRLEEQTKSLVNKVNKTTSKGVKIHYKLEELHNIYGSEGSRAGTPSDDTEDKPTNDEENAEQ, encoded by the exons atgggaaaCGCGATCAGTACTTACTCGGCAAGGGAAGGCGGCACAGACGTCATTAGTGAAAGTGAAACAATGAGCGACAGTAATGCCCCGTTTGATGACGCCCAGGAGTTCCATGACACTGTCAATGATGACGAAGCACGTGTCAAGGCCAAAGAAGAAGAAATGGACGAGTTTAGAAAACAACTGAGCTTGAAACGGGAACAAAGAAAGTTAATCCTGGCACGGCATAGAGCAGAAAAGGAGCAGCTAGAAAAATCTTTAGAAGATGCCAATAAGGCTAAACAAGTCTTACAAGAAAACAACAGAATGCTAAGAGATTTGTTGAGTGCGAATAATATAGAAATTCCAGAAAACTTGAAGGCTTCTGATGAATCATCAGAACTTAGTGGAGCTATAGCAAGTATGGCAGAAGAATTTGAAGTACTCAAGTCTAGCAATAACAAGCTGAGACGTGATCTCGCAGATGCAAATGTTTCTCTGCAGCATGCTTATTCAGAAATAGCTGATCTAAACGCTCAGAACACGGAGTCTATCAAGCATATAAACGCACTGAAAGAAGTGATTACAGTCAGCAAAACCATGATCAATCTCCGAGAACAACAGCTGAATGAG TTGAAAGATAAACTACGTGAAATAGAACAGAGTCTGGCAGACAGAGAAGCAAATATGTTGTCTGCAGATCTTAGACAGGAGTATGAGAGACAATTGCAAAATATTAGGACGCTTCGTGGATTGTATGAAGAACGTGCTAGATTGGCGGAAGTCACTAGACAAGGTCTGGCGCGTGAGCTTGAGGAACAAAAGCAACTCAAAGAAGCTGAGactaataa AAACGCAGAACTTACAACTAAAGTAACCGAACTCGAAACAACAGTCACGAATCTAGAAGAGACCGTTGAAAATAAGATAGAACAAATATCTTCATATCAAGATGAGACTCGCCGATTGCAGGAAGAAATGTCTGCTGTTAACAAG CTTTTTTCCCAAGTCCTTCTTGGTTATAAAACTAAACAAGATTTAGACAAATTGGTCGTTCGTCTTGAAGAAAACCATGGTCTTTTAACTCATATGGCTGAAAGAGATAATGGGTCAGAGGCTTCCTCGGCTCTTCCCAAACTGTTATTGGAGATTGTGAGTCAAGTGGATGAAGGAGAGGCAATGCACAAACTTGAAGAGGGTACTAGTAATGTCCCAATCGAACAGTCAAACGAAGTCGTCAAGACTGAAGAGTCAG AATCACAAAATCCTAATACATCAGCTGAAGAAATTGTTCAGAATCTGCCCAAAGTTTGGAGAGTTCTTATGGAGCTTCTAAGTCATCAAAGTGAAGCTGAATCTGGGACTTCCGAGAAAGTTGAGACGTGCTATAAAACAGTTGAAACTAAAGCAGGTTCAGTGTTGGTGCCAAGTGTTAGTCAGACGTACATCCGATTAAAG GATTTAATCGTCGAAAAGTTGGCTCTCATCAAAGAAGTAAACCGCATGAAACAACTAAATGTACATTTGGAGACTCGCTTAGAAGAACAAGAACGTAGATTATCACTCGTTACAACCGAACTAAGCAAAACCTGGCACGTTGTTGGGAAACTACGTAGACATCACCATCAACTACACACTCATgaaaaaatactgaaatatGAATTGCAACAGAAAAGGAAACTGCTTAATGAACTTAAAGATGAGTTAGAATATTGTAGAGAAAAATGGGAACAGGCGCGCGAGAAGAACACTCAGTCGGAACGTGACTGGAGAAAACTTAGAGCTGAATTCGCTAGCAGGAAAACCAAATCCAACTCACCGTCATTCAACAATTCGGGTGAAAGTGGTTATAGTGATGAAAGACCATCCGATGATTCTTCAGAATCAAACGACGAAAGCGAATATGTAACAGAACCATTGGTGAGGTGTAAGAAGAAGAATAAGAAGTCAGCTGAAGCCATCTTAGACTCTAGTGCTGACTTTAATTTAGTGGCAGAAAGAGAGGATCCAGCTAGTGACATGCTAGATGTTGCTGAATTGCCTCTAGATACTCAGGATGATACTTCTGGTCTAGACGCATCTATATCAGTCTCTAATAATAGTGAAAATCGGTCAAATAATAAAGCCGCTGATGAAACTGAAGATGAAGTTGGAGAGATAACAAACGACTCATGCACCGACGATTCTTCGGGAATTGAACATTATTGTAACAGTGATTATTGTTGTGTCGGTACAAGCACCGAACAAGATGCACCTAGCAACGATAAACAGAATCAACTCTTAAAACCGGATGTTAAACAGACATCAACTACAAATATACCTTTAATTGACCCTGCTGCTATTCTTAAAAGTATTAAAGAACAAACAGAAAGACTGGCTAAGAGAGACGAAAGattaaataatttagaaaaaaatagtaTGTGTTTATTAAAGAAAACACAGGCAACTGATAAGTTGTCTAAACAAATAGACAGTACATTAGACCATCTCTTAAATCGTCCTTCAACCAGCCAAAACATTGAATCTAAAGAATTAGACATCATAAAAGAGGAGATGCCTATAAGCACAGAATTTGAAAATGTAGATTGTAACCAAACACAAAATAACGACGACAATACAATTGATAACAGTCAACCATCACATTTAATTAGTGAACCGACAaaaagtgaaaatattgaattgacGCCTCAATTAATCACTAATAATTCAGAAAACATATGTGAAAACACTGTCGCCCCATGTCAGGGTGATAGTAATATGAATGTTCCTTCTACTTCCTCTAATATCAATACTGATATACCAGAAATTGACGCTGCCAGTATTCTCGAAAGTATACGTCAACAAGACGAAAGACTAGCAAGGAGAGATGAAAGACTTCAGAAACTAGAAGAAGGATGTTCAGAAGTGGTTAATAACATATCTAATACTGTTAAAACTGGTGAAGACATTAGCACAAAATTAGATAAGCTTCATGATATGCATCAAAAGAAAACTGATGAGGAGGCAGGAACATCCGAGGATAAAAGTGTTCCTGAACCATCTACGTCAGCAGAAATAGATCATGAAGCCAGATTTGCTGCACGGGATCTTCGACTCAAAAGACTTGAAGAACAAACTAAGTCGCTCGTGAATAAGGTAAATAAAACTACATCTAAAGGCGTCAAGATACATTACAAGTTGGAAGAGTTGCATAATATCTATGGATCTGAAGGTTCGAGAGCAGGAACACCATCTGACGATACTGAGGATAAACCAACGAATGATGAAGAAAACGCAGAACAGTAA